A window of Brettanomyces nanus chromosome 2, complete sequence contains these coding sequences:
- the ASC1 gene encoding G-protein beta subunit and guanine dissociation inhibitor for Gpa2p has protein sequence MSSEDVVEVLVLRGTLEGHNGWVTSLATSPANPDLLLSASRDKTLIVWQLTRDENHYGVAKKALKGHSHVVSDCALTPDGAYAISSSWDKTLRLWRLSTGECIKRFVGHNGDVLSVSISKSVRQFVSASRDKTIKVWNAIGECIETLQGHSDWASCVRCSPSDNSIVLSAGWDKVVKTWDLTDGSLLADFVGHNGYISCITISPDGSLCASGGKDGVIILWDLSSRQILYTLNAGNEINALAFSPNRFWLCAATNSSIQIFNLQERSLKDELKPEVAEGKTPRCISLAWSSDGQNLFSGYTDSLIRVWQVMTSS, from the exons ATGTCCTCTGAAGACGTCGTCGAAGTTTTGGTTTTGAGAGGTACCTTGGAAGGCCACAACGGTTGGGTCACTTCCTTGGCTACTTCTCCAGCCAACCCAGATTTACTTTTATCTGCCTCTAGAGATAAGACGTTGATTGTCTGGCAATTAACAAGAGATGAGAACCATTATGGTGTTGCCAAAAAGGCCTTGAAAGGTCACTCACACGTTGTCAGTGACTGTGCTTTGACTCCAGATGGTGCCTATgctatttcttcatcatggGATAAGACTTTGAGATTGTGGAGATTGTCTACCGGTGAGTGCATCAAGAGATTTGTCGGCCATAACGGTGATGTTTTGTCTGTTTCTATCTCCAAAAGTGTCAGACAGTTTGTTTCTGCTTCTAGAGATAAGACTATCAAGGTTTGGAATGCCATTGGTGAATGTATCGAGACTTTGCAAGGTCACTCTGACTGGGCTTCTTGCGTTAGATGCTCTCCAAGTGACAATTCCATTGTTCTATCCGCCGGTTGGGACAAGGTTGTTAAG ACTTGGGACTTGACTGACGGCTCTTTGCTTGCAGATTTTGTTGGCCATAACGGTTACATTTCTTGTATCACCATCTCTCCAGATGGATCTTTGTGTGCTTCTGGTGGTAAGGATGGTGTTATCATTTTGTGGGATTTGTCCTCAAGACAGATTTTGTACACTTTGAACGCTGGTAATGAGATCAATGCCTTGGCATTCTCTCCAAACAGATTCTGGCTTTGTGCTGCTACCAACTCTTctatccaaatcttcaaccttcaagagagatctttgaaggatgaattgaagcCTGAGGTTGCTGAGGGTAAGACGCCTAGATGTATTTCTTTGGCTTGGTCTTCTGACGGTCAGAACTTGTTCTCTGGTTACACCGATAGCTTGATCAGAGTTTGGCAAGTCATGACCTCTTCTTAA
- a CDS encoding uncharacterized protein (EggNog:ENOG41), with protein MIRHIVGSEDREDLLPRPESKSKDIELQPFTEQTNAADPSEEMKRPSSTSDVVHLILDGPDNPSDEPPRFHSEILQRLEDIPRRLSLEIPFKVRVLVILGYYLFWLLILRSTLSSYLGKVPYSTDKGGEKTKILSLACGDEKRIWKGQNDACGLNSRDCSPRSLDIPSELIIRCPALCDIGSITYGAREVGDQTVRYENFYVGGGSDDGDAYTLPYRADSFPCGAAVHAGVVSPIFGGCAKLEFTGPQFHFDSVQPVHSSMSKSTKFDSFFPQSFRSLLWYPLFWLGMLNNVTFDRLAVDRFTLKDIAAMPGSVTTTILLLLLILTGTVIQAHQLWKAGRLRNYIIGYCTLGLSIIGLSHIHGLQLRIHHYIIGLVLIPGTKTRGYTAFLFQGLLLGLIVNGVARWGFASIEETNLSLLRDDSAGRAEPPSFLGYTKKNNSITWTEVEFPTTNKQTEKHPVLYSVLINDVEVYKGPDVSINIAELTKNNTEFGTLLTQAVGYHEEVQVYIRIASLGRKGDQRSGYCDAETMEITQSQLKISR; from the exons ATGATTCGTCACATTGTTGGAAGTGAAGATCGGgaagatcttcttcctcgtccTGAATCTAAGTCTAAAGATATTGAACTGCAACCGTTTACCGAACAGACCAATGCTGCCGATCCTtcagaagagatgaaaagacCATCGAGTACATCGGATGTGGTTCATTTGATTCTTGATGGCCCGGATAATCCTTCGGATGAACCTCCGAGATTCCACAGTGAAATTCTTCAGAGACTCGAGGATATTCCGAGAAGATTATCCCTTGAAATCCCTTTCAAAGTAAGGGTATTAGTTATTTTGGGATATTACCTGTTTTGGCTTTTGATTTTACGATCGACATTGTCATCGTATCTTGGAAAGGTACCGTATTCGACAGATAAAGGTGGAGAAAAGACCAAAATACTGTCGTTGGCTTGTGGAGATGAAAAGCGGATCTGGAAAGGTCAAAACGATGCCTGTGGTCTTAATTCCAGAGATTGCAGCCCGAGAAGTTTAGATATACCTTCGGAATTGATAATAAGATGTCCGGCTTTGTGTGATATTGGCTCCATAACGTACGGTGCCAGAGAAGTTGGTGACCAAACTGTACGCTACGAGAACTTTTACGTTGGAGGAGGGTCTGACGACGGTGATGCTTATACCTTACCTTATCGAGCagattcttttccttgtGGAGCGGCCGTTCACGCGGGTGTTGTGTCTCCTATTTTTGGAGGATGTGCTAAATTGGAGTTTACGGGACCTCAGTTCCACTTTGACAGTGTTCAACCAGTTCATAGCTCTATGAGCAAGTCCACGAAATTTGATAGCTTTTTCCCGCAGTCTTTCAG ATCGCTTCTTTGGTATCCTCTTTTCTGGCTTGGCATGCTTAATAATGTTACTTTTGATCGATTGGCCGTCGATCGATTCACTCTAAAGGATATAGCAGCTATGCCTGGTTCTGTCACTACCactattcttcttcttctacttaTTCTGACTGGAACAGTTATTCAAGCTCATCAATTGTGGAAAGCGGGTAGACTACGAAATTACATTATTGGATATTGCACGTTGGGTTTATCAATCATTGGTTTATCACATATTCATGGTCTTCAGCTACGTATTCATCATTATATCATTGGCTTGGTCCTTATTCCAGGTACAAAGACCAGGGGTTACACAGCGTTTCTCTTCCAGGGACTACTTTTGGGACTCATCGTAAACGGTGTGGCTCGATGGGGATTTGCTTCCATTGAAGAAACCAACCTATCACTTCTAAGAGACGATTCTGCCGGTAGAGCAGAGCCACCGTCATTTTTAGGCTacacaaaaaaaaataacaGTATTACTTGGACTGAAGTGGAATTTCCCACCACAAATAAGCAGACAGAGAAACACCCGGTACTATATTCGGTGTTAATTAACGACGTTGAGGTCTATAAAGGACCGGATGTCAGCATCAACATAGCCGAATTGACCAAGAATAACACGGAATTCGGAACTCTACTAACACAGGCTGTTGGATATCATGAAGAGGTTCAAGTGTATATAAGGATTGCGTCGTTGGGCCGGAAAGGAGATCAGAGAAGCGGGTACTGTGATGCAGAAACGATGGAAATTACCCAATCTCAGCTTAAGATTTCTCGTTGA
- the HIS7 gene encoding Histidine biosynthesis bifunctional protein hisB (MEROPS:MER0065588~BUSCO:EOG09341F02) translates to MPIVYIIDVESGNLRSLQNAVEYLGYETRFIKHGSDPALKKADKLILPGVGNFGHFVKELRSRDFFDPLTKYVESGKSLMGICVGLQALFKGSEESPDVGGLKFIDLRLKKFNDSNKSVPQIGWNCLEVPALNGKRQTLYDMKPDARFYFVHSYAAIVNDDQIAELSSQGWDLAISKYADEKFIAAVAKGNIFATQFHPEKSGAAGLNVIKAFLQQQKVTSLPETQSQMQESSSKAIEVTPTGLTRRIIACLDVRTNDQADLVVTKGDQYDVREKRAGGDVKSLGKPVQLAEKYYRQGADEVTFLNITSFRNSPIKDQPMLEVLRQAAKTCFVPLTVGGGIKTVLDSDGTEVSALDIATLYFRAGADKVSIGSDSVKAAEEFIASGEHATGKTPIETISRAYGNQAVVISVDPKRYYVADPVNFKYNLITTATSGPDGEKYCYYRVTSQGGRKVHELGAYELCQACEKLGAGEILLNCIDKDGTNSGYDFELINQIKSAVRIPVIASSGAGNPQDFVDVFKNTKADAALGAGIFHRGEYTVTQVKRYMRDHGMLVRIDETQI, encoded by the coding sequence ATGCCTATCGTTTACATCATCGACGTGGAAAGCGGTAATCTCCGTTCACTACAAAATGCCGTCGAATATCTCGGCTACGAAACTCGTTTTATCAAGCACGGTTCTGACCCTGCACTGAAGAAAGCCGATAAACTCATTCTTCCTGGAGTGGGAAATTTCGGTCATTTTGTAAAGGAATTGCGTTCCAGAGACTTTTTTGACCCTTTAACCAAGTATGTGGAATCTGGAAAGTCTCTAATGGGAATTTGTGTCGGCCTTCAGGCTCTTTTCAAGGGCTCTGAAGAGAGTCCTGACGTTGGAGGCCTTAAATTTATTGATTTGAGGCTAAAGAAATTCAACGACTCTAACAAGTCCGTTCCTCAAATTGGCTGGAATTGTCTTGAGGTGCCTGCTTTGAATGGAAAGAGACAGACCCTTTATGATATGAAGCCTGATGCTCGATTCTATTTCGTTCATTCCTACGCTGCCATAGTTAATGACGACCAGATAGCCGAATTATCATCGCAAGGATGGGATTTGGCCATTAGTAAATATGCtgatgaaaaattcatAGCTGCTGTAGCCAAGGGAAATATCTTTGCAACTCAGTTCCATCCTGAAAAGTCTGGTGCTGCCGGTTTGAACGTCATCAAAGCATTTTTGCAGCAACAAAAAGTCACTTCACTACCGGAAACTCAATCTCAGATGCAAGAATCTTCCTCAAAAGCCATAGAAGTTACTCCTACGGGCTTGACTCGTCGTATCATTGCATGCTTGGATGTCAGAACTAACGACCAAGCTGATTTGGTCGTCACTAAAGGTGACCAATACGATGTTAGGGAAAAGAGAGCCGGTGGAGATGTCAAAAGCCTCGGTAAACCGGTGCAATTGGCTGAAAAGTACTACCGCCAAGGTGCAGATGAAGTCACGTTTTTGAATATCACCTCCTTCCGTAACTCTCCCATTAAGGACCAGCCTATGCTTGAGGTTCTACGACAGGCTGCCAAGACTTGCTTTGTACCTCTGACTGTTGGTGGAGGGATTAAAACGGTGTTGGATTCGGATGGAACGGAAGTCTCCGCTTTAGACATTGCCACTCTTTATTTCCGTGCAGGTGCTGACAAGGTCTCTATAGGTAGTGATTCCGTTAAGGCAGCCGAGGAATTCATTGCCAGCGGAGAACATGCTACCGGTAAAACGCCTATCGAGACTATTTCCAGAGCATATGGTAATCAGGCTGTAGTTATATCTGTGGATCCAAAGAGATACTACGTTGCAGACCCAGTAAACTTCAAGTATAACTTGATTACGACTGCCACCTCGGGTCCTGATGGAGAGAAGTACTGTTATTATCGTGTCACTTCACAAGGTGGCCGAAAAGTTCACGAACTTGGTGCGTACGAGCTCTGTCAGGCTTGTGAAAAGCTTGGTGCAGGTGAAATCCTACTAAATTGTATCGATAAAGATGGCACAAATTCTGGCTATGACTTTGAGCTTATCAACCAGATTAAATCTGCCGTCAGAATTCCTGTCATAGCGTCTTCTGGAGCTGGTAACCCCCAAGATTTTGTCGACGTGTTCAAGAACACCAAGGCAGATGCCGCTTTGGGTGCTGGAATTTTCCACAGAGGTGAATACACCGTGACACAGGTTAAGCGGTATATGAGAGACCATGGAATGTTGGTCAGAATAGACGAAACTCAAATATAA
- the IMP3 gene encoding Small subunit (SSU) processome component (BUSCO:EOG0934446O) yields MPRQLKYHEQKLLKKVNFLEWKQDHGHRDAMVMRTYHIENREDYHKYNRVCGDIRKLARKLALLSPRDPFRIKHEQLLLDKLYRMGVLSTASKISDLENKVTVSAFCRRRIAVVMCRLKMAEAVSDAVKFVEQGHVRVGPDLITDSAYLVTRNMEDYLTWVDSSKIKHNVLKYKNKLDDYSLV; encoded by the coding sequence ATGCCCCGTCAACTCAAATACCACGAGCAAAAgctcttgaagaaagttAACTTTCTAGAATGGAAGCAGGATCACGGCCATAGAGATGCTATGGTTATGAGAACATATCATATAGAGAACAGAGAGGATTATCATAAGTATAATCGAGTTTGTGGTGATATAAGGAAGTTGGCCAGAAAGCTAGCGTTACTATCACCACGAGATCCATTTAGAATAAAGCATGAGCAGCTTTTATTGGACAAATTATACAGAATGGGGGTTTTATCTACTGCTTCCAAGATCAGTGACCTCGAAAATAAGGTTACAGTGAGTGCATTttgtagaagaagaattgcCGTTGTCATGTGCAGACTTAAAATGGCAGAAGCAGTGTCGGATGCTGTCAAATTCGTGGAACAGGGTCATGTTAGAGTGGGTCCTGACCTTATAACGGATTCTGCCTACTTAGTCACCAGAAATATGGAGGATTATCTTACGTGGGTTGACAGCAGTAAGATCAAGCATAATGTCTTGAAGTATAAGAATAAGTTAGATGATTATAGTTTAGTTTAG
- a CDS encoding uncharacterized protein (EggNog:ENOG41), whose product MQRLTNFTFRMNSRTGVYSFLRYQSSWIPKQLMNSDQRNAQVYRDYYRRHTRNKRIGSYIRRTALGIVTFAMVMIIWQPWNPYSKAVSFNLRKALWAESDKEDDYLKALDYYQRALDEAGKEKMEQLDPRYTGIVLKIAEMYEKMGMVDREREVYEKLAEFLFGKLINDDVKDEWKDILIDRDLVVTTRLATLADKPRLKETMDNLLDRLIYCERRIDDKWPFLSNLGANEQVTIEEILDLDERIPRKQFIEKHSSSSPDSKRFLGRWYPKWPYFKENLIRSRDLYAMKEMADKRNDFSIELLKSNLIWMGLSQDYPIYIGTAICNLASAYYMKSERHQLHIGQINRMIKAEEDPNELVNLKMVLKNEQREQEKSITESEKIYKKLIDKMGGVEGARAYEDNAKLQACLCMALYSLGVIELSKDKNGQSKQYFTQAKNIAADAGLIQIVERVDKEMEMEMETTQ is encoded by the coding sequence ATGCAGAGATTGACCAATTTTACGTTTAGAATGAACTCTCGAACCGGAGTTTACTCGTTTCTTAGATACCAATCATCGTGGATCCCTAAACAATTGATGAATAGCGACCAAAGAAATGCGCAAGTCTATAGAGACTACTATCGAAGGCACACCAGAAACAAACGGATTGGCTCGTATATTCGGCGTACTGCATTGGGAATAGTGACATTTGCCATGGTTATGATAATCTGGCAACCGTGGAATCCGTATTCTAAGGCAGTTAGCTTCAATCTAAGGAAGGCGCTCTGGGCAGAGAGCGATAAGGAAGATGATTATCTGAAAGCGTTAGATTATTATCAGAGAGCTTTGGATGAAGCCgggaaggaaaagatggaaCAGCTTGATCCCCGGTACACGGGGATTGTTTTGAAGATAGCTGAGATGTATGAAAAAATGGGTATGgttgatagagaaagagaggtGTACGAGAAGTTGGCTGAGTTTCTATTCGGCAAATTGatcaatgatgatgttaAGGATGAATGGAAGGATATATTAATTGATAGGGATTTAGTAGTGACTACGAGACTTGCTACTTTGGCTGACAAGCCACGCCTGAAGGAGACGATGGATAATTTACTTGATAGATTGATATATTGTGAGCGGAGAATTGATGATAAGTGGCCATTTTTGTCCAATTTGGGAGCAAACGAACAAGTTactattgaagaaatcttGGACTTGGATGAAAGAATACCTAGAAAGCAGTTTATTGAAAAGCATTCCTCTTCATCGCCAGATTCCAAACGGTTCTTGGGACGTTGGTATCCTAAATGGCCGTATTTCAAGGAGAATTTGATCAGATCCAGAGATCTCTATGCCATGAAAGAAATGGCAGATAAAAGAAATGATTTTAGCATTGAACTCCTGAAGTCGAATCTAATTTGGATGGGATTATCACAGGATTATCCCATTTATATTGGAACTGCCATCTGTAATCTTGCTTCTGCGTACTATATGAAGAGCGAGAGACATCAATTACATATTGGACAGATTAATAGGATGatcaaagcagaagaagatccgAATGAGCTTGTGAACCTTAAAATGGTGCTGAAAAACGAGCAAAGGGAGCAAGAAAAATCGATTACAGAGAGTGAAAAGATCTACAAGAAGCTGATTGATAAGATGGGAGGAGTAGAAGGAGCTAGAGCCTACGAAGACAATGCAAAACTTCAAGCGTGCCTGTGTATGGCTCTATATTCATTGGGAGTGATCGAATTAAGCAAAGACAAGAATGGTCAGAGCAAACAGTACTTCACACAAGCTAAAAACATCGCAGCAGATGCAGGACTAATACAAATTGTGGAAAGAGTGGAcaaagaaatggaaatggaaatggaaaCTACACAATAA
- the ARO4 gene encoding 3-deoxy-7-phosphoheptulonate synthase, producing the protein MSDLRHMNTPIPQEYDDLRVVGYDPLIPPELLTQEIPLTKHAAFTVIKGRKEASAIINRKDDRLLIIVGPCSLHDPKAAMEYVHKLKGLADQLSGELCIIMRSYLEKPRTTVGWKGLINDPDMDGTFKINKGLRISRRLFVNLNETGIPIGSEMLDTTSPQYLSDCLSFGAIGARTTESQLHRELASGLSFPIGFKNGTDGSLDVAMDAIQAASFPHHFMGVTKTGLAAITITTGNKDCFVILRGGKQGPNYDPKSIAVAKSKLPEGRVLMVDCSHGNSQKDFRNQPVVCASVAEQISNGESKIIGVMIESNINEGKQSIPEDKSQLKYGVSITDACVSWETTVKMLKQLSDAVKARRVKVAKN; encoded by the exons aTGAGT gacTTAAGGCATATGAATACACCAATTCCTCAGgaatatgatgatttaAGGGTGGTCGGTTATGATCCTTTGATTCCTCCTGAATTACTTACCCAGGAAATCCCACTAACAAAGCATGCCGCCTTTACTGTGATTAAAGGTAGAAAAGAGGCCTCGGCTATCATCAACCGAAAGGACGACAGACTACTGATTATAGTGGGCCCCTGCTCACTTCATGATCCTAAAGCTGCCATGGAGTATGTTCACAAATTAAAAGGGTTGGCAGATCAATTGAGTGGGGAACTATGCATTATTATGAGATCTTACTTAGAAAAACCTAGAACTACGGTTGGCTGGAAAGGGTTGATTAATGATCCTGATATGGATGGAACCTTCAAAATTAACAAGGGTTTAAGAATCTCCAGACGACTATTTGTTAATCTCAATGAGACTGGTATTCCTATTGGTTCTGAGATGTTGGATacaacttctcctcaaTACTTGAGTGATTGCCTTTCTTTTGGTGCCATTGGTGCCAGGACTACCGAGTCCCAGCTTCATAGAGAGTTGGCCTCTGGTTTATCTTTCCCTATTGGTTTTAAAAATGGAACTGATGGCTCTTTGGACGTCGCCATGGATGCTATTCAGGCTGCGTCTTTCCCACATCATTTCATGGGAGTTACTAAAACTGGTTTGGCAGCTATCACTATAACTACCGGTAATAAGGATTGCTTTGTCATTCTTAGAGGTGGTAAGCAAGGTCCTAATTACGACCCAAAGTCGATTGCAGTGGCCAAATCGAAGCTTCCGGAAGGTAGAGTGTTGATGGTGGACTGTTCTCACGGTAACTCGCAAAAGGATTTCAGAAACCAACCCGTGGTTTGTGCCTCTGTTGCTGAACAAATATCTAATGGTGAGAGCAAAATTATTGGTGTCATGATTGAGTCGAATATTAATGAAGGTAAGCAATCGATTCCTGAAGACAAATCGCAGCTCAAATACGGTGTTTCCATCACTGATGCCTGTGTGTCTTGGGAAACTACGGTGAAAATGCTAAAGCAGTTGTCTGACGCTGTCAAGGCCAGAAGAGTCAAGGTTGCCAAGAATTAG
- the HHP1 gene encoding casein kinase I translates to MDLRVGRKYRIGRKIGSGSFGDIYFGTNIISGEEVAIKLENIRAKHPQLEYEAKVYKALCGGVGIPFVRWFGTECDYNAMVIDLLGPSLEDLFNYCNRKFSYKTVLLLADQLLCRIEFIHARSFIHRDIKPDNFLMGIGKKGSQVNVIDFGLAKKYRDPRTYVHIPYRENKNLTGTARYASINTHLGIEQSRRDDLESLGYVLIYFCRGSLPWQGLKAATKRQKYDRILEKKMSTPAEVLARGLPVEFTHYLNYIRSLRFEDKPDYMYLRRLFRDLFVREHYVYDYIFDWTVFKYKLHQQQQQQQQQQQKIVDNNADNTAAVATAANDDKKNIRQPEGFAATSPVKPLLQQTQNAAVAVPDPAIGATAQSYRIQNYQIAQAQQAQQAQQAQQTQQAQESQPTQQVQLEQPVQQTQTQQQYYYQQQQQQQQQQQQQNRQDSPPQQSNVNPAWL, encoded by the coding sequence ATGGATTTAAGAGTGGGAAGAAAATACCGGATCGGACGGAAAATCGGATCGGGATCGTTTGGAGACATCTATTTCGGAACGAACATTATCTCTGGAGAGGAGGTGGCCATTAAGTTAGAGAATATAAGAGCCAAGCATCCTCAATTGGAGTATGAGGCAAAGGTTTACAAGGCACTATGTGGTGGAGTGGGGATTCCGTTTGTGAGATGGTTTGGAACCGAATGTGACTACAATGCCATGGTGATTGACCTATTGGGTCCCTCTTTAGAAGACTTGTTTAATTATTGCAATCGAAAGTTCTCCTACAAGACGGTACTCTTGCTTGCGGACCAACTACTTTGCCGGATCGAATTCATTCATGCCAGATCGTTCATTCACAGGGATATTAAGCCTGATAACTTCCTTATGGGAATAGGTAAGAAGGGATCTCAAGTCAATGTGATTGATTTTGGGTTGGCCAAGAAATACAGAGATCCTCGTACCTACGTGCATATTCCATATCGAGAGAACAAGAATTTAACTGGAACAGCTCGGTATGCTTCCATCAACACACATCTTGGCATTGAACAGTCCAGAAGAGACGATTTGGAGTCGTTAGGATATGTTCTTATCTATTTCTGTAGAGGTTCTTTACCCTGGCAGGGTCTTAAAGCTGCCACGAAGCGTCAGAAGTATGATAGgattttggaaaagaagatgtcgACTCCGGCAGAAGTACTTGCTAGAGGCTTGCCCGTCGAGTTTACTCATTATTTGAACTACATTCGATCTCTCCGTTTCGAGGATAAGCCAGACTACATGTATCTTCGTCGTCTTTTCAGAGATTTGTTTGTTCGTGAGCACTACGTCTACGATTATATCTTTGACTGGACGGTTTTCAAGTACAAACTgcatcagcagcagcagcaacagcaacagcaacaacagaagaTTGTTGATAATAATGCTGACAACACAGCTGCTGTAGCTACTGCTGCCAATGACgacaagaagaatatcAGACAGCCTGAAGGATTTGCTGCCACGTCTCCAGTGAAACCATTACTACAGCAAACTCAGAATGCAGCTGTAGCAGTTCCTGATCCCGCAATTGGTGCAACTGCTCAAAGTTATCGAATTCAGAATTATCAAATTGCTCAAGCACAGCAGGCACAGCAAGCACAACAGGCACAGCAAACACAACAGGCGCAAGAATCACAGCCAACACAGCAAGTACAGTTAGAACAGCCAGTGCAACAAACACAGACTCAACAGCAGTACTAttatcagcagcagcaacaacaacagcagcagcaacagcagcagaatCGCCAAGATTCTCCTCCTCAGCAATCAAATGTTAATCCGGCCTGGCTATAA